One Selenomonadales bacterium genomic window, CCGTGCGGGGCTTACACTTGAAAGAAAGGCAGATGCTTGGGTAGAGGCTGGCTACATCGGCTTTATGCACGCGGCTATGCCAACCAAGACTGCGCACCTCGGTAAGCCCGCCGCTTGCTTCTGCGCCAGACGCTTCCTGACGTAAAGGCAGGCTATGGGCGCGCTCTAGGTACGCCCGCACCATGGCTAAGTCTACTTTCGACCCAGTTCCCGTATTGACACACTGCTGCAAGGTAAGCGGGAGCAGCTGTGTCTGGTAGAAGAAAGCAGGAATCAAGAAGTTGTAGAGCGCAAGCGAGTCTCGCGCGTCGGCTACCGCGTAGTCCAAGAGGCGCTGTTCGCCCTTGTCCCACAGGTGAGAAATCTCACCGCGGTCAAAGTCACGGCGGTCAACGCCGAGCCCTAGCGCCTGCACGGCTTCCTTTAGCTGAAAGTTCGCTAGCGTGCGGTGAGTTGTGTCCCACTGAATGAGGAGTGGTAGCGTATCGACTATATGGCGGCCAAAAACAAAGTAGTCTGCGCTCGCGGGTAAACCCATCTGCCGCCTTCCCTCACGCGCAAACAAAGGCCCGCCGTCCCGCCCGAGATTTAGGGGGAGTCTGTGCCGTGCGGCGCGCGTGGTAAGATAGGGGAGGTCGAAACCGGTGATGTTGTGGCCGACCAACACGTCATAGTCTTCGCGGCAAATGAGCTGACACAGGGCTGCTATCAGGCCTTCTTCCCCGAGCGTGCGAGCGTCAAATAAAAAGGACTGCCCGCGGTTATCGGCGACGGTGGCCAAGATAATCCGGTCGTCGGGGTCGTTCGCGTCGGCAAACAACTTAGCCTTGCTGGTATAGACTTCAAGGTCTACGGCGGCTACTTTAAGGTCATGTGGCCGCATCGCCGCAAACAGCGCGGTCTGGCTGCGAATCAGAAAGCTTAGGGCGGCGTTTCTGTGCCACAGGTGTTTCCCCGCCCGGCGCACGCCCTTAACCTGTTCAAGGTGCTCCCTGTAGTTTTGGCAGCGCACGAGATAGCGCAGGGGGTGAGGGCCGCTGAGCTCGGTTATATCAAGGTTTTTGCCTGGCAGGGCGGAGATGTCGTCGACGATAAAGTAGTGCCGACTAGCTACGGTGAAGCTAGTGACATGTCCGTCTGGTTTACGCTCATAGAGGACAAAGCAGTCATTGAGCGTGTCATGTTCTACAGCCACTATGCGCTGATAGCGGCTCTCTACAAATGGCCACATAGACCTTATCTGCTCCTTCTTATAGACTGGTAGTAGTTAAGCAATTTAGAGGAGGAATGCACGATGCTAAATTTGGTAATTAAAAACGCCCGCCTAGTCGATGGCACCGGGGCGCCGTGGTTTTACGGCAGCATTGGAGTTTTAGGGGAGCGCATCGCCGAGCTTGGTCAGGTAGATACACCCGCGCAACGGGTGATTGACGCGGCCGGACGTGTAGTCGCGCCGGGGTTTATCGATGCGCATTCGCATAGCGACGAAGCCTTCTTTAAGAATCCCCAGGCAGAAAGCAAGGTGCGTCAAGGCGTCACTACGGAAGTCATCGGTCAGTGCGGCAGCTCGGCCGCGCCGCGTGAGGCGAAGAGCGACCACACCGAAGCCTACGCGAGTTTTGCCGAGTACCTCGAGCTGCTTACAGCGCAGGGGCTTGGGGTGAACGTAGTGCCGCTCGTGGGTCATGGCAATATTCGTGCTGTGGCGATGGGACTTGCCGACCGCGAGGCTACGGTAGAAGGGCTAAGGCAAATGTGTGTGCTGACAGAGGCTGCTTTGCAGGCCGGCGCGCACGGCCTCACGACCGGGCTAATCTACCCGCCGGGTTCCTACGGTACGCACGCAGAAATCGTGGCTTTGGCCAAAGTAGTGGCAAAATACGGCGGCTTGTATGCCTCACATATGCGCGACGAACGGGGCGGGCTTTTGGCTTCGGTGGCAGAAACAATCGATGTAGGCCGCCAAGCCAAACTGCCTGTACACATTTCGCACCACAAGGTGTGTGGCGAACAAAATTTCGGCCTGGTTAAAGAGTCACTGGCTTTAGTGGAAGACATGCGGCAGCAAGGCATAGACGTAACGCTAGACCAATATCCCTACACCGCCACCAGCACCGGGCTAAAGGTAGTAATTCCGCAGTGGGCGCACGCCGGGGGTACTGCCGCGATGCGGGAACGCCTGCTTGACCCATCTACGCGGGGCAAGATTGTGGGGGAGATTCAGGCGGCAAATGAACGGTGGGACAACCTGCTTATCGCCTCTTGCCGTAAGGAGGAGAACAAGCGCTTTGAAGGGCGCACGCTGCAG contains:
- a CDS encoding D-aminoacylase, which produces MLNLVIKNARLVDGTGAPWFYGSIGVLGERIAELGQVDTPAQRVIDAAGRVVAPGFIDAHSHSDEAFFKNPQAESKVRQGVTTEVIGQCGSSAAPREAKSDHTEAYASFAEYLELLTAQGLGVNVVPLVGHGNIRAVAMGLADREATVEGLRQMCVLTEAALQAGAHGLTTGLIYPPGSYGTHAEIVALAKVVAKYGGLYASHMRDERGGLLASVAETIDVGRQAKLPVHISHHKVCGEQNFGLVKESLALVEDMRQQGIDVTLDQYPYTATSTGLKVVIPQWAHAGGTAAMRERLLDPSTRGKIVGEIQAANERWDNLLIASCRKEENKRFEGRTLQEISHMVGKEPLEACLDLLLAENFDVAMVRFAMCEADVEYVMQHPLVMIGSDATLRATYGPLSAGKPHPRAYGTFPRVLGTYVRERGVLRLEEAVRKMTSFAAQRFRLYDRGLLRPGTYADLVMFDPATVAELATYSEPHAYPRGIDLVMVNGTVVIENGEHSGALPGKVLRRGGK